In Fusobacterium massiliense, a single window of DNA contains:
- a CDS encoding glycerophosphodiester phosphodiesterase has translation MVKNFAHRGFSGKFPENTLLAFEKAIEAGADGAELDVQLTKDGEVVIIHDETIDRTTNGKGYVVNYTYEELSKFDASYIYTGKLGFNKIPTLREYFELIKNLDFITNIELKTGINEYLGIEEKVHNLIKEYKLEKRVIISSFNHFSVLRMKKIAPELKYGFLSEDWIINAGAYTASHGVECYHPRFNNLIPEVVKELKENGLEINTWTVNKEEDIKDLINKKVDILIGNFPDLTRKIINENK, from the coding sequence ATGGTTAAAAATTTTGCTCATAGGGGTTTCAGTGGAAAGTTTCCTGAAAATACTTTGTTAGCATTTGAAAAAGCTATTGAAGCAGGAGCAGATGGAGCCGAACTTGATGTTCAGCTTACAAAAGATGGAGAAGTTGTGATAATTCATGATGAAACTATCGATAGGACAACAAATGGGAAAGGATATGTTGTGAATTATACTTATGAAGAACTTTCAAAATTTGATGCTTCCTATATTTATACAGGAAAACTGGGGTTTAATAAAATTCCAACTTTAAGAGAATATTTTGAGCTTATAAAAAATTTAGATTTCATTACAAATATTGAATTAAAAACAGGAATCAATGAATATTTAGGAATTGAAGAAAAAGTTCATAATTTAATAAAAGAATATAAGTTAGAAAAGAGAGTTATCATTTCAAGCTTTAATCACTTTTCAGTATTAAGAATGAAAAAGATAGCTCCAGAATTAAAATATGGATTTTTATCTGAAGATTGGATAATTAATGCAGGAGCATATACAGCTTCTCATGGAGTTGAATGTTATCATCCAAGATTTAATAATTTAATACCAGAAGTAGTGAAAGAATTAAAAGAAAATGGTTTAGAAATTAATACTTGGACAGTTAATAAAGAAGAAGATATTAAAGATTTAATTAATAAAAAAGTTGATATTTTAATAGGTAATTTTCCAGATCTAACTAGAAAAATAATCAATGAAAATAAATAG
- a CDS encoding AMP-binding protein yields the protein MKIITDKKKVALYYKENEISYKDFISNTKKIKFFSKIQQFTNNMIYMENRPELLYSFFATWDSRATCVCIDASSTSEELEYFIDNSDVVRIFTSNEQLEKVETALSNLKKDVEIINVDKIDFSKISIDENLEENTYINSPEKDDTALILYTSGTTGKPKGVMLSFDNILANIEALEVHNMFEEKDITVALLPMHHILPLLGTGVLPLMSSSTIVFLEEISSAALIEAMKKYKVTMIIAVPRLWEMMHKKIMDTIKSKGITRFIFALAKKVNSLKFSRILFKKVSESFGGNIKFFVSGGSKLNGQITEDFYTLGIKVCEGYGMTETSPMISYTPKDDIVPNCAGKVIKDVEVKIADDNEILVKGRNVMKGYYKNPEATAQIIDENGWLHTGDLGRLDGQYLYVTGRKKEMIVLSNGKNINPIEIEEKISSMTNLIAEIVVTEYNSILTAVIHPDFNKIKEEKIDNILEKLKWDIVDKYNQKAPDYKKILDVKIVNEDFPKTKIGKIKRFMIADMLNGKIQKKEREAEPNFEEYNIIKKYLTEIKEKEVYFDSHIEIDLAMDSLDIVEFLHFLELNFGVKEENLISRYSTLLELANYIKENKNQEKIGDLNWKEIINKDIQADIPSSSIFARFIKFISLILFNTYFRVKVSGKEKLSDKPCIYIANHQSFLDGFLFNYAVPNRILRKTYFLATAVHFKSSFRKKMANLSNVILVDMNKDIAEVMQTLAKLLKEGKNVAIYPEGLRTRDGKLNKFKKSFAIIAKELNVDIQPYVIKGAYEAFPIGKKLPKMSNISLEFLDRIEVTNLTYDEIVEKSYNVIKDKLD from the coding sequence ATGAAAATAATAACTGATAAGAAAAAGGTAGCATTATATTATAAGGAGAATGAAATTAGTTATAAAGACTTTATTTCAAATACAAAAAAAATAAAATTTTTTTCAAAAATACAACAATTTACAAATAATATGATTTATATGGAAAATAGACCTGAATTACTATATAGCTTTTTTGCTACTTGGGATTCTAGAGCAACTTGTGTTTGTATTGATGCATCTTCAACAAGTGAAGAGTTAGAATATTTCATTGATAACTCAGATGTTGTTAGAATTTTCACTTCAAATGAACAATTAGAAAAAGTTGAAACAGCCTTATCTAATTTAAAAAAGGATGTAGAAATTATCAATGTTGATAAAATAGATTTTTCAAAAATATCTATTGATGAAAATTTAGAGGAAAATACTTATATCAACTCTCCAGAAAAAGATGATACAGCCCTTATTTTATACACATCTGGAACAACAGGAAAACCTAAAGGTGTTATGCTAAGTTTTGACAATATCTTAGCTAATATCGAAGCTCTTGAAGTACACAATATGTTTGAAGAAAAAGATATAACTGTTGCTCTTCTTCCAATGCATCATATTTTACCTCTTTTAGGTACTGGTGTATTACCACTTATGAGTTCTTCTACTATAGTTTTCTTAGAAGAAATCTCCTCTGCTGCTTTAATAGAAGCTATGAAAAAATATAAAGTAACTATGATTATTGCTGTACCTAGATTATGGGAAATGATGCATAAAAAGATTATGGATACTATAAAATCAAAAGGAATAACAAGATTCATATTTGCTCTTGCTAAAAAAGTAAACTCTCTAAAATTTAGCCGTATCCTATTCAAAAAAGTTAGTGAAAGTTTTGGAGGAAATATTAAATTCTTTGTTTCAGGAGGTTCTAAATTAAACGGTCAAATAACTGAAGATTTTTATACTCTTGGAATTAAAGTATGTGAAGGCTATGGAATGACTGAGACTTCTCCTATGATTTCATATACTCCTAAAGATGATATAGTTCCAAATTGTGCCGGAAAAGTTATAAAAGATGTTGAAGTTAAAATTGCTGATGACAATGAAATACTTGTTAAAGGTAGAAATGTAATGAAAGGTTACTATAAAAATCCTGAGGCAACTGCACAAATTATTGATGAAAATGGTTGGTTACATACTGGAGATTTAGGAAGATTAGATGGTCAATATCTATATGTTACCGGTAGAAAAAAAGAAATGATAGTTTTATCAAATGGGAAAAATATTAATCCAATTGAAATAGAAGAAAAAATTTCTTCTATGACAAATCTGATTGCTGAAATTGTTGTTACTGAGTACAATTCAATTTTAACAGCAGTTATTCACCCCGATTTTAATAAAATTAAAGAAGAAAAAATTGATAATATATTAGAAAAATTAAAATGGGATATAGTTGATAAATACAATCAAAAAGCTCCTGATTACAAAAAGATTTTAGATGTTAAGATTGTAAATGAAGATTTTCCTAAAACTAAAATTGGAAAAATAAAAAGATTTATGATAGCCGATATGTTAAACGGAAAAATTCAAAAAAAAGAAAGAGAAGCTGAGCCTAATTTTGAAGAATACAATATTATTAAAAAATATCTAACCGAGATTAAAGAAAAAGAAGTTTATTTTGATTCTCATATTGAAATAGACTTAGCAATGGACTCTCTTGATATAGTTGAATTTTTACACTTTTTAGAATTAAACTTTGGAGTTAAGGAAGAAAATTTAATTTCTAGATATTCCACTCTTTTAGAATTAGCAAATTATATAAAAGAAAATAAAAATCAAGAAAAAATAGGGGATTTAAATTGGAAAGAAATTATAAATAAAGATATACAAGCAGATATCCCTAGCTCAAGTATTTTTGCAAGATTTATTAAATTTATATCCTTAATTTTATTTAATACATATTTTAGAGTTAAAGTTAGTGGCAAGGAAAAACTAAGTGATAAACCTTGTATTTATATTGCTAATCACCAAAGTTTCTTAGATGGTTTTTTATTTAATTATGCTGTTCCAAATAGAATTTTAAGAAAAACATATTTTTTAGCAACTGCTGTTCACTTTAAAAGTTCTTTTAGAAAAAAAATGGCTAATCTTTCAAATGTAATTTTAGTTGATATGAACAAAGATATTGCAGAAGTTATGCAAACATTAGCTAAACTTTTAAAAGAAGGAAAAAATGTTGCTATTTACCCTGAAGGTTTAAGAACTCGTGATGGAAAATTAAATAAATTCAAAAAATCTTTTGCTATTATTGCAAAAGAATTAAATGTAGATATCCAACCTTATGTTATAAAAGGTGCTTATGAAGCTTTTCCAATTGGAAAAAAACTTCCTAAAATGTCTAATATTTCTTTAGAATTTTTAGATAGAATTGAAGTTACTAACTTAACTTATGATGAAATTGTAGAAAAATCTTATAATGTTATAAAAGATAAATTAGATTAA